In Zingiber officinale cultivar Zhangliang chromosome 1A, Zo_v1.1, whole genome shotgun sequence, a genomic segment contains:
- the LOC122027027 gene encoding universal stress protein PHOS32-like isoform X1: MIPNKAPTESDLQAAPPPVRVRAVAAASHAAIQPSSPSFFFSAAAAANPSAGSHRRIAIAVDLSDESAYAVKWAVQNYLRPGDAVILLHVRPTSVLYGADWGAIDLSVSTAADAEDAGSEESQQKLESDFDAFATTKAEDLAQPLVEAHIPFKIHIVKDHDMKERLCLEVERLGLSAVIMGSRGFGASRRSSKGRLGSVSDYCVHHCVCPVVVVRYPDEGGATAGGVAEGGSPMKARRSADKDTELHPVPEDDEYHDASNEHKDLEIQC, translated from the coding sequence ATGATCCCAAACAAGGCCCCGACGGAATCCGACTTGCAGGCTGCTCCACCTCCGGTGAGGGTGAGGGCTGTCGCGGCGGCCTCGCACGCCGCTATCCAGCCTTCATCCCCAAGCTTTTTCTTCTCCGCCGCTGCTGCCGCCAACCCCTCCGCCGGATCTCACCGTAGGATCGCCATAGCCGTCGATCTCAGCGACGAGAGCGCCTACGCCGTTAAGTGGGCCGTGCAGAACTACCTCCGCCCGGGCGATGCAGTCATTCTCCTCCACGTCCGCCCCACTTCGGTCCTGTACGGCGCCGACTGGGGTGCTATCGACCTCTCCGTCTCCACTGCTGCGGACGCGGAGGATGCTGGCTCCGAGGAGTCACAGCAGAAGCTGGAGAGTGACTTCGATGCCTTCGCGACCACCAAGGCGGAAGATCTCGCCCAGCCTCTTGTCGAGGCTCATATCCCCTTCAAGATTCACATCGTGAAGGACCACGACATGAAGGAGCGGCTTTGCCTCGAGGTGGAGAGGCTTGGACTCAGCGCAGTGATCATGGGCAGCAGGGGCTTCGGAGCTTCAAGGAGATCCAGCAAAGGAAGGCTTGGCAGCGTCAGCGACTACTGTGTTCACCATTGTGTGTGCCCTGTGGTGGTGGTTCGGTATCCCGATGAGGGGGGTGCGACTGCAGGTGGCGTTGCGGAGGGCGGCAGTCCTATGAAAGCTAGGAGATCTGCAGATAAAGACACCGAGTTGCATCCAGTTCCAGAAGACGACGAGTACCATGACGCCTCCAATGAGCATAAAG
- the LOC122027027 gene encoding universal stress protein PHOS32-like isoform X2, with product MIPNKAPTESDLQAAPPPVRVRAVAAASHAAIQPSSPSFFFSAAAAANPSAGSHRRIAIAVDLSDESAYAVKWAVQNYLRPGDAVILLHVRPTSVLYGADWGAIDLSVSTAADAEDAGSEESQQKLESDFDAFATTKAEDLAQPLVEAHIPFKIHIVKDHDMKERLCLEVERLGLSAVIMGSRGFGASRRSSKGRLGSVSDYCVHHCVCPVVVVRYPDEGGATAGGVAEGGSPMKARRSADKDTELHPVPEDDEYHDASNEHKGK from the coding sequence ATGATCCCAAACAAGGCCCCGACGGAATCCGACTTGCAGGCTGCTCCACCTCCGGTGAGGGTGAGGGCTGTCGCGGCGGCCTCGCACGCCGCTATCCAGCCTTCATCCCCAAGCTTTTTCTTCTCCGCCGCTGCTGCCGCCAACCCCTCCGCCGGATCTCACCGTAGGATCGCCATAGCCGTCGATCTCAGCGACGAGAGCGCCTACGCCGTTAAGTGGGCCGTGCAGAACTACCTCCGCCCGGGCGATGCAGTCATTCTCCTCCACGTCCGCCCCACTTCGGTCCTGTACGGCGCCGACTGGGGTGCTATCGACCTCTCCGTCTCCACTGCTGCGGACGCGGAGGATGCTGGCTCCGAGGAGTCACAGCAGAAGCTGGAGAGTGACTTCGATGCCTTCGCGACCACCAAGGCGGAAGATCTCGCCCAGCCTCTTGTCGAGGCTCATATCCCCTTCAAGATTCACATCGTGAAGGACCACGACATGAAGGAGCGGCTTTGCCTCGAGGTGGAGAGGCTTGGACTCAGCGCAGTGATCATGGGCAGCAGGGGCTTCGGAGCTTCAAGGAGATCCAGCAAAGGAAGGCTTGGCAGCGTCAGCGACTACTGTGTTCACCATTGTGTGTGCCCTGTGGTGGTGGTTCGGTATCCCGATGAGGGGGGTGCGACTGCAGGTGGCGTTGCGGAGGGCGGCAGTCCTATGAAAGCTAGGAGATCTGCAGATAAAGACACCGAGTTGCATCCAGTTCCAGAAGACGACGAGTACCATGACGCCTCCAATGAGCATAAAG